Proteins encoded within one genomic window of Pseudorasbora parva isolate DD20220531a chromosome 3, ASM2467924v1, whole genome shotgun sequence:
- the LOC137072111 gene encoding zona pellucida sperm-binding protein 3-like: MGFWQVGVGLVVILALGFSDAQWRARAAHNRSPSELRPRALAQASQQADSRMSVVSSKPVFAPQTFPAQFPLQTPVRTDIGKQSQDFMGVQSKELLQGPVAKLTWSFPSLPEEPQPPAVPFELPRPVPANSVAAQCGENSVYVEVMKDFFGTGHPLSSSAFTLGGCTATGEDPSAQVLIFESELHGCSSTSMVTGDELVYSFNIIYTPQAVNGVPIVRSRSAVVGIECHYPRAHNVSSDALLPTWIPYASTKVAEDIFVFSLRLMTDDWLFERPSNQYFLGDVINLEASVRLYSHVPVRVFVDSCVATAVPDVASVPRYSFIENNGCLVDAKLTGSTSHFMPRTQGDKLRFQLEAFRFQQADSGLVYITCVLKAAAATPSFEQKACSFSANGWVSADDSDQVCGCCDSTCSVRSGSDRLLTDLRWEKVSVGPINVKDYGQKVTGNVVM; the protein is encoded by the exons ATGGGGTTTTGGCAGGTTGGAGTTGGATTGGTGGTTATTCTTGCTCTTGGATTTTCTGATGCACAATGGCGAGCAAGAGCAGCCCATAATCGCAGTCCAAGTGAGCTTAGGCCTAGGGCATTAGCTCAAGCTTCTCAACAGGCTGATTCCAGGATGTCTGTGGTTTCCAGTAAACCTGTGTTTGCGCCACAAACATTCCCCGCTCAGTTTCCTCTCCAGACACCAGTCAGGACTGACATCGGAAAGCAATCTCAAGATTTCATGGGTGTTCAGTCAAAAGAGCTGTTGCAGGGTCCAGTAGCAAAACTGACGTGGAGCTTTCCAAGTCTACCAGAGGAACCGCAGCCACCCGCCGTTCCTTTTGAGTTGCCGCGTCCTGTCCCTGCCAACAGTGTAGCTGCTCAGTGTGGAGAGAATTCAGTATATGTGGAAGTGATGAAGGACTTCTTTGGGACTGGACACCCACTGTCGTCCTCTGCTTTTACACTGGGAGGCTGCACTGCAACTGGAGAGGATCCTTCTGCTCAAGTGCTCATCTTTGAGTCTGAACTGCATGGATGTAGCAGCACATCAATG GTGACTGGGGATGAGCTTGTCTATTCGTTCAACATTATCTACACCCCACAAGCAGTTAATGGTGTTCCTATTGTCAGGAGCCGTAGTGCAGTGGTTGGTATCGAGTGTCATTATCCAAG AGCACATAATGTGAGCAGCGACGCCTTATTGCCCACTTGGATCCCATATGCCTCAACTAAGGTTGCGGAGGACATCTTTGTCTTCTCCCTCAGGCTCATGACTG ATGACTGGCTGTTTGAGCGACCTTCTAACCAGTACTTCCTGGGTGACGTGATAAATCTTGAAGCATCAGTGCGTTTGTACAGCCATGTTCCCGTCCGTGTGTTTGTGGACAGCTGCGTGGCTACTGCTGTCCCTGATGTTGCTTCTGTCCCCAGATACTCCTTTATTGAGAATAATGG GTGCCTGGTTGATGCCAAGCTCACAGGCTCCACATCTCACTTTATGCCTCGGACTCAAGGTGATAAGCTGCGGTTTCAATTAGAGGCGTTCAGGTTCCAGCAAGCAGACAGTGGACTG GTCTACATCACATGTGTTTTGAAGGCGGCTGCAGCAACCCCaagttttgagcaaaaagcttgTTCATTCTCTGCTAATGG TTGGGTGTCCGCAGATGACTCTGACCAGGTGTGCGGCTGCTGTGACTCCACTTGTAGCGTCAGAAGTGGAAGTGATCGGCTGCTTACGG ATCTACGATGGGAAAAGGTATCTGTCGGCCCCATCAATGTTAAGGACTATGGCCAAAAAGTAACTGGAAATGTTGTgatgtaa
- the LOC137072114 gene encoding zona pellucida sperm-binding protein 3-like → MGFWQVGVGLVVILALGFSDAQWRARAAHNRSPSELRPRALAQASQQADSRMSVVSSKPVFAPQTFPAQFPLQTPVRTDIGKQSQDFMGVQSKELLQGPVAKLTWSFPSLPEEPQPPAVPFELPRPVPANSVAAQCGENSVYVEVMKDFFGTGHPLSSSAFTLGGCTATGEDPSAQVLIFESELHGCSSTSMVTGDELVYSFNIIYTPQAVNGVPIVRSRSAVVGIECHYPRAHNVSSDALLPTWIPYASTKVAEDIFVFSLRLMTDDWLFERPSNQYFLGDVINLEASVRLYSHVPVRVFVDSCVATAVPDVASVPRYSFIENNGCLVDAKLTGSTSHFMPRTQGDKLRFQLEAFRFQQADSGLVYITCVLKAAAATPSFEQKACSFSANGWVSADDSDQVCGCCDSTCSVRSGSDRLLTDLRWEKASVGPINVKDYGQKVTGSAV, encoded by the exons ATGGGGTTTTGGCAGGTTGGAGTTGGATTGGTGGTTATTCTTGCTCTTGGATTTTCTGATGCACAATGGCGAGCAAGAGCAGCCCATAATCGCAGTCCAAGTGAGCTTAGGCCTAGGGCATTAGCTCAAGCTTCTCAACAGGCTGATTCCAGGATGTCTGTGGTTTCCAGTAAACCTGTGTTTGCGCCACAAACATTCCCCGCTCAGTTTCCTCTCCAGACACCAGTCAGGACTGACATCGGAAAGCAATCTCAAGATTTCATGGGTGTTCAGTCAAAAGAGCTGTTGCAGGGTCCAGTAGCAAAACTGACGTGGAGCTTTCCAAGTCTACCAGAGGAACCGCAGCCACCCGCCGTTCCTTTTGAGTTGCCGCGTCCTGTCCCTGCCAACAGTGTAGCTGCTCAGTGTGGAGAGAATTCAGTATATGTGGAAGTGATGAAGGACTTCTTTGGGACTGGACACCCACTGTCGTCCTCTGCTTTTACACTGGGAGGCTGCACTGCAACTGGAGAGGATCCTTCTGCTCAAGTGCTCATCTTTGAGTCTGAACTGCATGGATGTAGCAGCACATCAATG GTGACTGGGGATGAGCTTGTCTATTCGTTCAACATTATCTACACCCCACAAGCAGTTAATGGTGTTCCTATTGTCAGGAGCCGTAGTGCAGTGGTTGGTATCGAGTGTCATTATCCAAG AGCACATAATGTGAGCAGCGACGCCTTATTGCCCACTTGGATCCCATATGCCTCAACTAAGGTTGCGGAGGACATCTTTGTCTTCTCCCTCAGGCTCATGACTG ATGACTGGCTGTTTGAGCGACCTTCTAACCAGTACTTCCTGGGTGACGTGATAAATCTTGAAGCATCAGTGCGTTTGTACAGCCATGTTCCCGTCCGTGTGTTTGTGGACAGCTGCGTGGCTACTGCTGTCCCTGATGTTGCTTCTGTCCCCAGATACTCCTTTATTGAGAATAATGG GTGCCTGGTTGATGCCAAGCTCACAGGCTCCACATCTCACTTTATGCCTCGGACTCAAGGTGATAAGCTGCGGTTTCAATTAGAGGCGTTCAGGTTCCAGCAAGCAGACAGTGGACTG GTCTACATCACATGTGTTTTGAAGGCGGCTGCAGCAACCCCaagttttgagcaaaaagcttgTTCATTCTCTGCTAATGG TTGGGTGTCCGCAGATGACTCTGACCAGGTGTGCGGCTGCTGTGACTCCACTTGTAGCGTCAGAAGTGGAAGTGATCGGCTGCTTACGG ATCTACGATGGGAAAAGGCATCTGTCGGCCCCATCAATGTTAAGGACTATGGCCAAAAAGTAACTGGAAGTGCagtataa
- the LOC137072113 gene encoding zona pellucida sperm-binding protein 3-like, with the protein MGFWQVGVGLVVILALGFSDAQWRARAAHNRSPSELRPRALAQASQQADSRMSVVSSKPVFAPQTFPAQFPLQTPVRTDIGKQSQDFMGVQSKELLQGPVAKLTWSFPSLPEEPQPPAVPFELPRPVPANSVAAQCGENSVYVEVMKDFFGTGHPLSSSAFTLGGCTATGEDPSAQVLIFESELHGCSSTSMVTGDELVYSFNIIYTPQAVNGVPIVRSRSAVVGIECHYPRAHNVSSDALLPTWIPYASTKVAEDIFVFSLRLMTDDWLFERPSNQYFLGDVINLEASVRLYSHVPVRVFVDSCVATAVPDVASVPRYSFIENNGCLVDAKLTGSTSHFMPRTQGDKLRFQLEAFRFQQADSGLVYITCVLKAAAATPSFEQKACSFSANGWVSADDSDQVCGCCDSTCSVRSGSDRLLTDLRWEKASVGPINVKDYGQKVTGSAV; encoded by the exons ATGGGGTTTTGGCAGGTTGGAGTTGGATTGGTGGTTATTCTTGCTCTTGGATTTTCTGATGCACAATGGCGAGCAAGAGCAGCCCATAATCGCAGTCCAAGTGAGCTTAGGCCTAGGGCATTAGCTCAAGCTTCTCAACAGGCTGATTCCAGGATGTCTGTGGTTTCCAGTAAACCTGTGTTTGCGCCACAAACATTCCCCGCTCAGTTTCCTCTCCAGACACCAGTCAGGACTGACATCGGAAAGCAATCTCAAGATTTCATGGGTGTTCAGTCAAAAGAGCTGTTGCAGGGTCCAGTAGCAAAACTGACGTGGAGCTTTCCAAGTCTACCAGAGGAACCGCAGCCACCCGCCGTTCCTTTTGAGTTGCCGCGTCCTGTCCCTGCCAACAGTGTAGCTGCTCAGTGTGGAGAGAATTCAGTATATGTGGAAGTGATGAAGGACTTCTTTGGGACTGGACACCCACTGTCGTCCTCTGCTTTTACACTGGGAGGCTGCACTGCAACTGGAGAGGATCCTTCTGCTCAAGTGCTCATCTTTGAGTCTGAACTGCATGGATGTAGCAGCACATCAAtg GTGACTGGGGATGAGCTTGTCTATTCGTTCAACATTATCTACACCCCACAAGCAGTTAATGGTGTTCCTATTGTCAGGAGCCGTAGTGCAGTGGTTGGTATCGAGTGTCATTATCCAAG AGCACATAATGTGAGCAGCGACGCCTTATTGCCCACTTGGATCCCATATGCCTCAACTAAGGTTGCGGAGGACATCTTTGTCTTCTCCCTCAGGCTCATGACTG ATGACTGGCTGTTTGAGCGACCTTCTAACCAGTACTTCCTGGGTGACGTGATAAATCTTGAAGCATCAGTGCGTTTGTACAGCCATGTTCCCGTCCGTGTGTTTGTGGACAGCTGCGTGGCTACTGCTGTCCCTGATGTTGCTTCTGTCCCCAGATACTCCTTTATTGAGAATAATGG GTGCCTGGTTGATGCCAAGCTCACAGGCTCCACATCTCACTTTATGCCTCGGACTCAAGGTGATAAGCTGCGGTTTCAATTAGAGGCGTTCAGGTTCCAGCAAGCAGACAGTGGACTG GTCTACATCACATGTGTTTTGAAGGCGGCTGCAGCAACCCCaagttttgagcaaaaagcttgTTCATTCTCTGCTAATGG TTGGGTGTCCGCAGATGACTCTGACCAGGTGTGCGGCTGCTGTGACTCCACTTGTAGCGTCAGAAGTGGAAGTGATCGGCTGCTTACGG ATCTACGATGGGAAAAGGCATCTGTCGGCCCCATCAATGTTAAGGACTATGGCCAAAAAGTAACTGGAAGTGCagtataa